From the genome of Verrucomicrobiia bacterium, one region includes:
- a CDS encoding Gfo/Idh/MocA family oxidoreductase, which yields MKQSPSAAAPKSVAETASPTSPALNRRSFLQTVGLGAAALGLTPAATAQAQTPTQPIAGFEAAPTTAETHAGWQPVSDRKLRVGLVGYGVCKFSAAFGFQNHPNVEIVAVSDLLPDRCAELASVVKCKTTYPSLEKLVQDDRIEAVFVATDAPSHAQHCIEVLKHGKHVGTAVPAVFGSLEDADRLFQTVKASGLKYMMFETSCFHDDLYAMRQLYQAGQLGRIVYAEGEYFHYMEQPIDSYQGWRVGLPPQWYPTHSNAYYVGVTQGSFTEVSCMGIPSRIPHLQPQNNRYRNPFGTEIALFRTSEGGMARMGVSWDTPTNEGEMGRIRGDKGSVYFNQFRGLEKLQTDIKRPPLPPGVESGGHGGSHGYLMNEFVTAILQDRTPLVNVALALNLTVSGIVAHQSALQNGELLKIPQYQL from the coding sequence ATGAAGCAATCGCCATCTGCGGCCGCACCCAAAAGTGTTGCGGAGACTGCATCCCCAACTTCCCCGGCGCTCAACCGACGTTCGTTTTTGCAAACCGTCGGCTTGGGCGCCGCCGCGCTCGGGTTGACACCGGCCGCTACCGCCCAGGCGCAAACGCCCACGCAGCCGATTGCCGGTTTTGAAGCCGCACCCACGACTGCTGAAACCCACGCGGGTTGGCAACCGGTTTCCGATCGGAAATTGCGCGTCGGACTGGTCGGCTATGGCGTGTGCAAGTTTTCCGCCGCCTTCGGCTTCCAAAATCATCCGAACGTCGAGATCGTCGCGGTGAGCGATCTTCTCCCCGACCGTTGCGCGGAACTGGCTTCCGTCGTGAAGTGTAAAACCACCTATCCCTCGTTGGAAAAACTGGTGCAGGACGACCGGATTGAAGCGGTGTTTGTGGCCACGGACGCGCCGAGTCACGCGCAGCATTGCATCGAAGTGTTGAAGCATGGCAAACACGTGGGCACGGCGGTGCCGGCGGTGTTCGGTTCGCTGGAAGACGCGGATCGCCTGTTCCAGACGGTGAAGGCAAGCGGATTGAAATACATGATGTTCGAGACCTCCTGTTTTCACGACGACCTCTATGCGATGCGGCAACTGTATCAGGCGGGCCAGCTCGGGCGGATTGTTTATGCCGAAGGCGAGTATTTTCATTACATGGAACAGCCGATTGATTCCTACCAGGGCTGGCGCGTCGGGCTGCCACCGCAATGGTATCCCACCCACTCGAACGCCTATTACGTGGGCGTGACGCAGGGCAGCTTCACGGAGGTGTCCTGCATGGGCATTCCCAGTCGCATCCCCCATCTGCAACCGCAGAATAACCGCTATCGGAATCCGTTCGGGACGGAGATCGCCCTGTTCCGCACGAGTGAAGGCGGCATGGCGCGCATGGGCGTCAGTTGGGACACGCCCACCAACGAAGGCGAGATGGGACGCATCCGGGGCGACAAGGGTTCGGTCTATTTCAATCAGTTTCGCGGTCTCGAAAAGTTGCAGACCGACATCAAACGTCCGCCGTTGCCACCGGGCGTGGAATCCGGGGGACACGGTGGCTCACACGGTTATCTGATGAATGAATTCGTCACGGCCATTTTACAGGATCGCACGCCGCTGGTGAACGTGGCGCTGGCCTTGAACCTGACCGTCTCCGGCATCGTGGCGCATCAATCGGCATT